The DNA window tgaataaaaaaaattgttttctgAACACTTGGCCAATAGATTTTTATTGTGATTTACTTATGTTTACTAAAATACCTAAACCCCCATGCTACACCTAACCCCACTCTCCTTGCACATTGTATATTTGAgagttaaaaataaataaataactcaCCTAATGATTAACATAAATAATCGCATGACCCATACGAATTAACAGTTGGTGCAAATTGAcgctgtaaaattaaaataatccaaGCGTTATGTCATGCCTACATGAGTTTTTTAAGGGTCAATTGTTGGATTAGAATTCATTTGCATGAAAGCCGGTGGGATTTCAATATTATACTTAAGAAAGTAGATCAACTGTCACGTCTATGAGGGCAGCggtatataatttttatttgataaatacTAGCTAGTATTAGCATTTGGAACATGTAATCACGATTTGATTAGGACAAATGGATTTCGAgttgtatttcattttttcacaTATGTGACATTTGCACACGCCACCtacataaaataaatagaaatgatcatCAACTTAAAAAATTTATCAGAGATCAATATATATTAACATTAAGAATATAAGATATTAGTACTATATACTCCTTAAACCCATTTAGTATTGTTCCCTTTgctaaaacaaacaaaaatgtagCGATGTCGATAAATATACGTTAAGTCTTTCCATTTACACTTGAAACCGCGTTAAAGCAAATATATGGACATTTGTTAAGCCCTCATTGTTAGAATATTTGATGGTCCAATATCAACTATACGTTACTCATATCTTGACCCAACCCATAATCCCTCATTTGTTTGACATATGATatgatttaataaaaattaggtAGTGTATGACTTcataaataatcttattttattgCCTTTTGTGTTAATTAACGTAAAATAATGATAGATCATGCTTTTATAGATGAGAGTGCAAAATTAGATACagtataaagaaaataaaaaggttAAATAAATATGCATTGTAAAATCACACTACTTAAAATAATAAACTGCACCATTTTATAGGATATGAAATGTATAATTTTGATACTTAGTTGTGCTTGTCAAACAATATATGGGTACtgaattactaatttataacaAATTCTGACATTATTATGACACAATACTCTTCTAGTAAAAAAGTATAGCTTCTAAATTCcttacaaaatataaacacttTTATCCCAGAACTTGGACTTAAATTAATGGTGGATATAGTAAATAGAATTCGTAGTGAGGAATGTTGTCATTGAAGTTAGAAGATAAAGTTGGACGGAGAACGAAAGTTAACATCAACCGAAAAAGGTGGGGATGAAACTAGCCGGCAGCAGCTCCGAAGGACAAATTTAATGACGTTTTCTGGTCCTTATAAGTTGACGCAACTCTAAAGGACAAATTTAATGACGTATTCCGGTCCTTATAAGGTGACAACCCGAACCTGCCAATCCACCATTAACTTCACCTACTAGACCGTTTAAGTATTTGAGTTTGTAGAGAAAAAAAACAGTTAACATATTTGGTGAACAATTCACTAAATATGTTCCAACTACCTCACACAAAAATATTCAGCGAAAACTTCTCTTGTGCTGACTGGCCGTTACAGAGTTCTGAAAGCAGACAAATGTTTTGAAGCTGACTTTTACAAAACTAAAAACTGCCAATAATTTGTTAAGAGATGATTTCTCTTAACAAGTTTCCGGCGTCGCAGAGGCGATCGGCGGAGGGATAAACAGTAGccgcgggagctttgcccgtcgatcaaaccaagatttaggattgcaaaagaaagtaaaatacgataaaaggaaaataagataatttgatatttcttgaatgatcgaaatgaataacaatgtcaattatttataatagtggataccaTAACTtaagaaacaagaaaataatcctaataaatatgaaaagatatggtaaatcaataaccaactaaataatatagatatggggataatttatgaatatgctcgtatcaactcccccacggttaaaattcaccttgtcctcaagatGGAAACCACGAAGCATGGCGAACGTCTATGATCCTCTCGTCAAGCAGCTTAGCAAGAACATCGCGTTCCACCGACTTCACAAAATGGGCTAGAATTGCATTGGTGTAGGCAGCCATAGATAGCCACAACAATCCCAATCGATGTGCTATGTTGATTCATTTAACCATTGGACTCAACATATAAATATCCATTTGACTCAGGCAAGTCCCCTTTGCATCCTCTCCCTTCACTGCTTTTCCATATAGTTGAAATATAATCAAGTGGAGAATTATCAAAGTCCATGACGCATAGGAGCTTCGATCCATCATCTCTTTCGCCATCCAACAATGCCTCTTCCTCCTCAATTTGAACTCGATTAAGTAATCGATCAATTTGGAGCTTGTCAAGGCGTCTATGAATGTCCAAACACGACGTGTTGTTTTGCGGAGGGATCAATCATGCATTggcgtcgagcgatgttgatcgatgattcatacttgcaACATCCCTGACATGAGATGAATCACTCAATAATTTCAGCGATGCGTTGTCCACAATGGAACTACCCAAACCAATATGGGCTTTGAGAATCTTGATTCGAGAAGCATTCAATTGTCGCGAGCACTGAATCTCAATGCAACCTTGAACCGGTTTCTCTTTGCGCGCAGAATCCGGACTGGACTTCTCCATCTTCTCAACCTTTTCAACTCCTCCAAAACCAACAGAAGAATCGGGAATCTTCTTGGTAGAATCAGCAAAGCCTTCCTCAACTCGATCACAATCAGGAATCaacggcggtggtggcggcggctgGTAGATTTTTGGAGGAGGCACCTGCGGGTAATTTTGGTGGGGCAGGGCTGCTGTTAGCAGCAGCTGCTGGGAGGAAAGTTGTGGCGGCTGGTGGTAGTCGTGTGACGGCGGCGGCTGAGTGTTGAAGTAgtgctgcggcggcggcggcggtctGTAGACGAGCTGCTCCTGTTGCCATGGATCGATATAGGTCTGGGACGTCAGCTGCATGTATGGGTTAGTGTCGTGGAAGTAGGGTTGTGGCTGGTTGTCGAAGTAGGGTTCAACCATTGTTTGCCACGGTGCCGAATATTGCAGCGGCGCAGTGGGCAGGTGCGCCCATGGTGGGTCCCAACAAGAATTTGGGTTTGCCTGCGGCAACGTGTAGGGCAGCGGTGGTTGCGGGTAAGGATGGAATGGCTGCACAGGCTGAGGGAGGTCGTATTGATGATGGGCGTGTTGTTGTTCATCAAGCTTGTCCAATCTCTTGTTTAATATGTTGCAGAAAGCCATTATCCGGTCA is part of the Salvia splendens isolate huo1 chromosome 6, SspV2, whole genome shotgun sequence genome and encodes:
- the LOC121808823 gene encoding altered inheritance of mitochondria protein 3-like → MAFCNILNKRLDKLDEQQHAHHQYDLPQPVQPFHPYPQPPLPYTLPQANPNSCWDPPWAHLPTAPLQYSAPWQTMVEPYFDNQPQPYFHDTNPYMQLTSQTYIDPWQQEQLVYRPPPPPQHYFNTQPPPSHDYHQPPQLSSQQLLLTAALPHQNYPQVPPPKIYQPPPPPPLIPDCDRVEEGFADSTKKIPDSSVGFGGVEKVEKMEKSSPDSARKEKPVQGCIEIQCSRQLNASRIKILKAHIGLGSSIVDNASLKLLSDSSHVRDVASMNHRSTSLDANA